Genomic window (Spirosoma sp. KCTC 42546):
AGTTTATCAGGCACCAGTATGGCATCGCCCATGACGGCGGGTGTGGCGGCTTTACTTCGTTCGTATTTCCCGAAGCTAACCGCTGTTCAGGTTAAAGAAATCCTGATGCGAAGTAGTTACCAGCCCGACGTTACGGTTCGTAAACCAGGCCGTTCAGCTCAACAAGTGCCATTTAAAAACCTAAGCCGCTCAGGCGGTCTACTCAATGCCTATGAAGCCGTGAAAATGGCGATGGAAGTAAAGTGAGTAGATAGGTGGAGTGAGTAAAGTAGGTGTAGTAAGTTGATTAGTACTGCCCTCACTCCACCTACTCCACTCACTCCACCTATTCCACTCACTACCAGGCAACTTCTTTCTTATCATGCCAGAATTTGCCCGTTTCGGATTGTGGCGCTTCGGTAGCCAGCCAGACGATGGTTTCAGCCCCTTTTTCAACGGGTCGGCTGGCATTTGAGCCACCCATATCTGTACGTACCCAACCCGGATCAACGCAGTTAACCGCTATGTTCTGTCCTTTAAGCGCCCCGGCAAATTGCTTCGTTACTGCATTAAGGGCAGTTTTTGAGATGCTATAGGCAGGAGCGTAGGTGGTCATATCATTAAGTGCGCCCGCTCCACTCGATACGTTAATAATACGAGCACCAGACGTACTTTTTTGCAAGTGTTCAAGAAAATCCTGAATGACTAAGATAGGACCCGTCACATTAGCTTTTAAGGTCCGGTCGAGCATTTCAGTGTTCAGATTCAAGATATCCTCGCCATGATCTTCGAGTACACCCGCATTGTTGACGAGTACATCGAGATGATCTGCCTTTTGGGAAAACGTGCCACAAGCCGTCCGGATACTGACCGGGTCTGTTACATCAAGATGCACAAAGGTGGCTTCGTAACCTGCCTGACATAATTCTTCGGCAGCTTCACGACCTTTAGCTATGTCGCGGGCACCAATAAATACGGCAAAACCGTGTTGGGCAAGCTGACGGGCAATTTCTTTTCCGATTCCTTTATTGGCCCCCGTAATCAGGGCTGTTCGCTGGTGGTGAGTTTTCATATACACTAAATCTCTTCTACTCCAAAATGTTTGCAAAAAATCAACCGTAAGCTCAAGTCATTGACCGTTTCCTAAGTGCTGTCATGAAATTTAGTAGTTTAGCAACTATTCTTACTTACTGAATTATTGACCAGCTCCCAATGAAATCGTTTTATTTTGTTTTGACACTTATCCTTTTATCCGTCGGTTGGGCGTTGGCTCAAACGGGTTCGGCTAGTAGCTCAAAACCAGTTTCAACAACTGCTTCACCCAATCGCCAGCAGGAACTCTACGACCAGTACCACGGCATTACAAAAAAACCGTCGACGGCCTCAACAGCCGCGGCTCCTGTTCCGCCTACATCAACCGTCAACCGCGTTGATGAGCAGCAGTTAATGAAAAAATCTGCAAAGACAAAAAAAGTAGATCCACCTGTAGCGATTACGCCTTCTGAGCCAACAGCAACTGTAAATAGATCAGAACGGGCAGCTCCAGCAGGTAGTGCATCTGGTGTTCGGATTGGGATTCGGGGCGGGGTTACGTACCCCGTTTTTACCGAAACAATGACAAGTGTTGATCCAGCTATTGGCTTTGTTGGTGGCCTGACATTTAATTTTGGAGCGCGGCACGTTTCATTTCAACCTGAAGTCAATTACGCACGCTATACTAATAAAGTAACCAATTTTGGCACCTATACCAATGCTATAGATGCCCTTGAAGTGCCTTTGTTTCTGAAATTCTCCACTGGAACCTATGCTGGTAGCCGCTTTTTCGTGAATGTAGGGCCTTACGCAACCTATTCACTGAGTGCAAGTCAGGATGGGAAGAAAATATCGCTCGATGGTACCAAAGGCCGCTTTGGCTTTGGTGCAGGAGCAGGTCTTGGAGCAGCGCTGAAAGCTGGACCTGGCCACGTTACGATTGAAGTTCGGGGGCTATATCCATTGGGTGATATAGACGGCGGCTTCAACACAGATTCCAAGATAATCTTCGGGCAGGGAACACTGGGTTATGTATTTCCGCTCGGAGGCCGATACTAAAAAAACTTTCTCATAGAGTGGGTTTTTAGAATGGCGACAACCACTTGGGTGTCGCCATTTTTGTTTCCTCACCACTCGTAGTAGTCCAAAATAGATTCTCTCGTGATTAACCCTGTTTCCGAATTTTCGATAGGCCCGACATTTCCTTTGACTTTATCGTTGGGTTACCAAAGTAGTTGATCGTACTTACTCCATCAGCCGAAGCAGATAAGGTTTCAGTAACACGAACATCGGCCCGGCTAGCGCCGTCGAGATGGAGCGTAGCATGGACAATCGTCAACTCATCAGCAATTAGTTTACCCGCTCCCGACATCCGAATATCCGCTTCGGTAGCCGTTCCCCGCAAACGGGCCTGCGAACCCTCCTGCACCGTCAGTTTCAGATTCTTAGCCGAAATAGGGGCTATGAGTCGGCTGCCGGTTTCAACTGTAGCGGTTAGTGTAGTTGCCTGAATAGGCATATCTGATTCGACCGAACAGCCTGTGCTAACGTCAACCTGATTCAGGTCCGCTACGTGAATGGTTACGGTTACTCCTTTGGTATTATTGTAGGTCTTGCTCTGCGAAAGCATCACCGTTAATTCACCGTTTTTCACATCTGTTACTACGTGTTCAAGAATATTGCTCTCCCCCTCCAGTTCGGCCACTCCGGCATTACCTGCTTCAATTCGCACGCGTATACCAACCCGAACCTTTAATTTATCGAAACGGCTAATGGTACGTTGCTGCTTTACAAGTTGACCATTGCCAACGATTGAATTCTGGGCATAGACTCCCTGACTTACTACAACCGATAGAGCAATGACCAGGGCTGTTTTTATAGTTTTCATGCGTCAAAAATTGAGTTTTACATCGTGCGTACAAAGTAAGGATACCATTCCGAAATGAACGTTGCTTCCGTCATGAAAGATAGCAAAGGTTTACTGAGTAACTGTCTGTTGTCGTATATCCTTATTGACTAGTTATGCCCATTAAAAAGTAGTAAGGCATAAAAAAAGCGTTCGCCAGCGAACGCTTTTAATAATAACCAGGTCAGGTCAGCTTATACAAAGGCAAGGCTTTTTGTCCATAAATCAGCCGCCTGTCGGTTTGTATTATCGCTATGGCTAATCGATTTGGGTCTTGAATCAGCAAAAAAACCGCCCGATCCCCCTGCTTTACCATTCATTTTCGTCAACACAGCCAATGGAGCTGTAGCTAAATAAACCGACGTTTCGGCTCCCCGTTCCGGAGTTCGCATGAAGGGCCGCGCCAACGTCATCATGAACCCATAAGCGCCCGTGAAATTGGTACCGAACCCCGAGTCAACTACGCCGGGGTGTACTGCATAGGCAGTAATTCCCGAAGCAGCGTATCGCTTAGCTAATTCTTTAGTAAATAACAGATTGGCAAGTTTTCCATCGCCATAGGCAGACAGAATGGATAGGCTTTCGTTGCGCTGAAAAAAGCGAGATGCGTTCCCTAAGGCATAAGCCATTGAGGACACGTTAATCACACGAGCCTCACCAGCCGCTTTGAGTAGCTCCATCAGGTGGTAGGTCAGCACAAAATGGCCAATGTGATTGGCATAAAACGATTTCTCAATGTTGTTAATAAACTCCATTCGGTCGGGTGAGTACCCGGCATTGTTTATCAGCACATCCAGTTTTTTGTGCGTACGGCTAATCTGATGAGCTGCCCGGCGTGCCGAGTCCATATCCGTCAAGTCAGCCAACAGCAATTCGACAGTTACAGCCGGATTAATCCGTTTTACAGTAGCCAACGCTGCCTCCCCTTTCTCTTTGTTCCGACAAAGAAGAATTAGATTGAATCCTCGCCGTGCCAGCGACTTTGCGGTTGCCAGGCCAATACCAGCGTTCGCGCCTGTAATCAAGGCTGTTTTCATGTATGGTGGGGTAGGTGAAGTAGTAAAATGAGTGAAGTAAGTGGAGTGAGGTCAGGACTGGCAAACTCACTCTACATACTTCACTCACTCCACGACTTCACTAATCACAAATTAAAATAACAGTTTCCAGCCGTTGAAAAACAAGTCTTTCCCAGGCTGACCAGACCAATTATGTTGATCTGCCGCAGGCGCAGTTTCAACTGCTTCGAGCTTACGCCCTTCCTTTTGCACGACAATGGACGAAATACCTTTTTCTGCCAACGATCGGCAAATGCTTTTAGTGGTTTCGTTTACGTTACCTGCTACTAATCCTATTGTGGTTTCGTTGGTTTTCATGGCGTTCAAGGTTTATTGTATGTGCAAACAAATTTTTCGATAAATTTTTTTAAACTGGCTCTCCTAACGCCTTCGTCGCTTTAACGATCTGCTTGGTTAGCTGGCAAACATCCGTTTCGCCAATAACCTGCGAATAGCGCGCTCCTACCCGATCCCATGCCTGCGAAATTTCGGGTTGAATAGCTTCACCCTCTACTGTTGCATAAATCAGGGTTCGTTTGCCTTCCGACTCCCGCCGAACGAAACGCTTCTGCTCCAGTTTTTCCACCAATCGTGTAATCGTCGATGGAGTCAGGCAAAGCGTTTCACTCAGTTCCGATGGGGTTATTCCTGGTTGAGCAACTACTTCGCATAACATATAGGCATGTGAGTAACACATCCCAAAGCGACCAAATTCTTCATCACCAATTGCTGTAATGGCACGCGCTAATGCATTGGCCGAAAACAACAAACAAGCACTGTAACGAGATACTGACTGATCATCTTCGGCTACGGCAACTTCCAGGTTATTCATAATTCGTTTCCCTATTGTGTGAACAAAGGTAGACAATGATATTTGTATGTGCAAACAATATTTAAAAAAAGTAGAAGGTGCGTACGTGAAGTGGGTGGAGTAGGTGAAGTGAGTGAAGTAGGTGGAGTGAGGTCAGTACTGTTCGACTCACTTCACCTACTCCACTCACTTCACGTACGCACCAAATCACTTCCTCGGTAGATGAACTTCGGCCATCATGCAGCGGGCCGACCCTCCGCCATTGGCTTCAATCGTTGACAAATCGAAGTGGACCAGCGTAGCATAATCGTCCAACTGATCGATTTGTTTTGGGGTGAGGGATTCTAAAGCACGAGTCGACATCACCAATAGCTTCTGGCCTTTTTTCGTTTTCACCATCAGCATATTACCGGCAAAGCTGGCCATTTGCTCCAGCGAAATCTCGATTATCCGTTTATTCAGGTTTTCCAGTTCCTGGCGAACCATAAGCCGTTCATCGGGATCGGTGATAGCGGCCAGACACACAACCGCACATGAATCGGCTATACACATGAGCACATTGGTATGATAAACAGCTTGCCCGCTGGCATCGGCCGCACTGAAAGCAACCATACGATAACCCGTTTGGCGACTAAATTCAGCCAGCACATCTGGATGTGTCCGGGGCGATAGGCTGGCGAAGGCAACCCGATTCATGCGGTCAAGCACCAGGCTCCCGGTACCTTCCAGAAATTTGCCCTCCTGCTCAAAGTGGGTTAAGTCGATAATTTTATCAACGTGAAAATTCCTGGCCAGGTCGTCAATTATATCTTGCCGACGCTCAAGCCGACGGTTTTCTGCCTGCATAGGATAGAGCACAACTCTACCGCTCGCATGAAAAGAGACCCAGTTATTTGGAAAAATAGAATCGGGTGTATGAGGCTCTACGGTGTCATCGTACACCATCACATCGACACCCATGGCTTGTAGCTGGCGCGCCATTTCATCGAACTCCTTTTGGGCGTCTTCCTGAGCTACATCGTTCGGTTGCACAGCCAGTTTGCTATCCTGAAATGCGTTGGATTCGGCGGTTTGCTCGTTAAACCCGAAGCGAACAGGACGAATCATTAAAATACGGGAAGTAGCCTGCGATTGCATAATAGTCTGTGAGTCAGTTAGCCAGTGAATCGGTTAGTCCGTATCACTGAATCTGTCAGCAAATTAGCACCGATGCATCAATTGTTCAACGATTTAAGTAAAGAGTCCTATGTTGCCCGCCCAACTATTTCTCAAACATCCTCTCTTAACAACGGCAGACTCATGCAGTGCGACCCTCCCCGCGCCCGGCTTAACTCGGCCGACGGAAGCATAATAAACGTATTTTCGATGGTTTCGGGCGATGATTCGCCCCGTTCAAATCGCTCCAGCAGTTTACCTGCTCCAATGACGTCAAAACCGGCGGCCCGAAAGGCGTCAGCCGTTTTTTCGTTTCGGTCGTACCCCACTACCACACCATCTTTCAGCGCCAACAGGTTGCAGGAGTCCGTCCATTGCTCACGCGCACCAAATGGGAATTCGTTATTTCCCGAATAGATGAACTGGACAGGTTCAGTAGCGCCGAGATCGTTTTTACTAATATCGGCCAGTAAGTCTTCGAGGTTTTCGATCTCAATGGGCTTGTGTTCCAGTCCTTTACTAAACTGAAGGATTTTCAAATCTTCGGAAACGTCTTTTGGGGCAAAAAAGTGAATAACATCCCGCTGCTTCGCTTCATCGCCCGTACGGGCCAGCGTTCCTAATAGTACCCATATATTCCGCTTCACCTGCGTGAATACGGTATCGATATGCATATAATCCCGCTTCTTCGGAATTTTAATAACCGTTACCTTATCAACCAGATTCTTACTGAATACTAATCGCATCACTTGCTGGGCCGCATATAGCGTCGTACGTTCGCTAACCCCAACCATAAGATGTCGCTTCGCAATCATCATAACATCACCACCCTCAAGTGTTGAGCGGGTTATATCCCGATTCACATCTACATCGGGCAGTAAAAAGGCATGTTCATTATCTGGAATTTCAATGATTTTATCCTGATAGTTAACAAATAGCGGGTGATGAAAGAAAATATATTGCGCCAGTAGAGCCTCGCGGGTACGAGCCAGTTTAGCCGGCTTATTGAGCAGAATATGATCATTGATAACAATGCCGATGTCACGTGTAAAAATGAAATTCGGTAAAGGCGCAAATAACATGGTCAGATCAGGCAACGACCCCGAAATCATAATTTTAGCCAGCTCCGCAGGTTGATACTGACTCAGCTGTTGTTGGGTTTTAAACGACGTTCGTTCGATACCACAAATAGCGGCAATCAGGCGGATCCGGATAGTTTCATCGGCCAGAATATCAGCCAGAAGCGACTGAATATCAATGACGTTATCCGATCTGAAATAATTAGCATGATCGGGTTTGAAGAATGAGCGATCCGAATCAGGCCCAATAGCAGCTAGTTTGCCTCGTATTTTATCGGGGTCCAAAAAATACAACAGAATCTTAACGTAGTAATCATATTCATCCCGGCGCATCATATCCAGATGCACGATATCTTCAAACAGCCAGTCTTGTGCCTTCGATGGTACAACTTTACCCAACCCCCGATCAGGGCTATGAATGAGTAGTCGCTTAAGTGCACCAATTTCAGAAGATACGTTAATATATTGTATATCTGCCTGCGGAGCTATATCAACTAGTGAACGTTCTGAACTGAGGGATTTCTGTTCATTTGTCATAGGTAAACCCGAATCCGTTGTTGATCAGGAGTCGGTATTGCAAGGTACAGGATTGGAGATGGAAAAGAAAAGGGCTCTTTTTAATCGACAATTTATCAACCATATAACAGAAACAATTACTTAATAAGTAAGTAAAATGACAATAAACATAAAAACATACGTATAACTTTAAATTAATAACTACACTATATATAAATACAATAATATTGATTTTACCTACAAATAAAAGTTATTATTGGTATACAAATTGTTATTATACGACAAAATATAATTATATATAGTTAATACATAATTATATTACTTTTAATTTACAAAAATTACTTATCGTATATTTTTTATAGCTTCTATTGGGCCAGCGGCATATTTTTTGACAAGTCTGTAAACAAGAAAGTAATGCATTTACAGATCCATCTTATATGTCCATTTTCACTAAAATATTTAGCAGGCTTCTGCTATTCAGCATTGGTATTGTAGGGAGTTCACTACCAGTTCTAGAACAGACCATACCAGGTACGGTCTTCCGGGGTTTCACAAAAACGGCGGATGGTGGCCACCAGGAAGTAGTAAGTGGATTGACCGTTTTGCCAGGCCAAGGCCAGGTCGTAGCAACAGTCTTTGACCCTTTTACAAACTTCCAGGCTGCCGGAGCACTTTATTTTGATAAGCTAACAGGCACATCTCCCCAGTATCAGGCATTAACCCAGGATGGAGGACTCCCGGCGGCTCAACGGGCAGCAACTTTTGGAAAAGCCGCCAACCTGGGTGATTTAGAAATCTTCTGCAATAACGCGCCTATCGAAATTGGCAACCGGGCATGGGTCAATGCCAACGACAACGCTTTCAGTATCCGGGCGAAGCTCCACTCGCTGGCATAAAAGTTACGCTAACCGGCCCAGGTCTGGCCACACCCGTTAGGGTAACAACCAACGCTGTCAGTGAATATTACTTCTCCAGTTCTACAAGCGACACGGCGCTATCGGCTATGCCTATAGCCTGACGTGGTTGACCAGTGGAAGCTCGTATTCGCTGACATTCCCAACAAGCTAATTCCCACCCAATATGGCCACTGGTTACCTGGTCTGTACAAAAAAACGTACAATTCATAGAGGGCTAATTAACCTACGGCACAGAAAATTCGGCCTTTGTCATAAACTATGCCAATCTTCATATATGAATACTATTAATATTCGAGACGCCAATTAGTGTTACCATAAATATATTTTCATAAACATTTAATTATCAATACGTTCATTAAAAAAATATAATAACGGTTATAAATATACGTAAGCAAATTTTCTTATTTAATGGCACGATTTTAGTCTTCTAAAAACCAATTTTACTATGATCGCATTGTTCATGAAACAGATATCCTCGCTCTTTTTTTATTCCAAATTATCTTCAAGTGATAACAATAAACAATTGTTACACAATAAATCAAAATGGATACTTAAAGACTTACTACTTTTTCTGGTATTAGTAGTTGGCTACACAACAAGCTCTGCTCAGATAAGTGGCAAAGTCGTTCGGGAGTTTAATATGAATGGAATAGCAGATGTAGCTGTCAGCAATTCCTTTCATGATGTAGCCAACGGCAATGCCACCTCTATTACAACCCGGCTAGCTGAGGTTGGGCTCCCGGGGGCATCTATAACGGTATATGGCGATAACGAACTTGTTCTGGGAACAACTACCTCAACCTCAACGGGTAGCTGGTCTCTAACCATTCCAAATACCTATACGGGTACGCAGGTGTTGGTGGAGTGTAAACCACCTGTTAGCCTTGCCTTTCTACAGACAGGCCCTCATGGAACAGATAACAGTACCACGATAGCGAAAGTAGCAAAGACAGCCACAAACGTAAATTTCACCTTTGGTCTGGGCTCCGAGCACGCCCAGGATAGCCCTGATCTGGCTTTAGCCTGCTTTGCCTTGCCCAATCCCAGTAACACCACGGGCAACCCTGGCTCCAGCGAACCGATGGTCATTCGGTTTCCTTACATCAATGGTGGCC
Coding sequences:
- the ctlX gene encoding citrulline utilization hydrolase CtlX, translated to MQSQATSRILMIRPVRFGFNEQTAESNAFQDSKLAVQPNDVAQEDAQKEFDEMARQLQAMGVDVMVYDDTVEPHTPDSIFPNNWVSFHASGRVVLYPMQAENRRLERRQDIIDDLARNFHVDKIIDLTHFEQEGKFLEGTGSLVLDRMNRVAFASLSPRTHPDVLAEFSRQTGYRMVAFSAADASGQAVYHTNVLMCIADSCAVVCLAAITDPDERLMVRQELENLNKRIIEISLEQMASFAGNMLMVKTKKGQKLLVMSTRALESLTPKQIDQLDDYATLVHFDLSTIEANGGGSARCMMAEVHLPRK
- a CDS encoding outer membrane beta-barrel protein, which translates into the protein MKSFYFVLTLILLSVGWALAQTGSASSSKPVSTTASPNRQQELYDQYHGITKKPSTASTAAAPVPPTSTVNRVDEQQLMKKSAKTKKVDPPVAITPSEPTATVNRSERAAPAGSASGVRIGIRGGVTYPVFTETMTSVDPAIGFVGGLTFNFGARHVSFQPEVNYARYTNKVTNFGTYTNAIDALEVPLFLKFSTGTYAGSRFFVNVGPYATYSLSASQDGKKISLDGTKGRFGFGAGAGLGAALKAGPGHVTIEVRGLYPLGDIDGGFNTDSKIIFGQGTLGYVFPLGGRY
- a CDS encoding head GIN domain-containing protein is translated as MKTIKTALVIALSVVVSQGVYAQNSIVGNGQLVKQQRTISRFDKLKVRVGIRVRIEAGNAGVAELEGESNILEHVVTDVKNGELTVMLSQSKTYNNTKGVTVTIHVADLNQVDVSTGCSVESDMPIQATTLTATVETGSRLIAPISAKNLKLTVQEGSQARLRGTATEADIRMSGAGKLIADELTIVHATLHLDGASRADVRVTETLSASADGVSTINYFGNPTIKSKEMSGLSKIRKQG
- a CDS encoding arginine deiminase family protein, which produces MTNEQKSLSSERSLVDIAPQADIQYINVSSEIGALKRLLIHSPDRGLGKVVPSKAQDWLFEDIVHLDMMRRDEYDYYVKILLYFLDPDKIRGKLAAIGPDSDRSFFKPDHANYFRSDNVIDIQSLLADILADETIRIRLIAAICGIERTSFKTQQQLSQYQPAELAKIMISGSLPDLTMLFAPLPNFIFTRDIGIVINDHILLNKPAKLARTREALLAQYIFFHHPLFVNYQDKIIEIPDNEHAFLLPDVDVNRDITRSTLEGGDVMMIAKRHLMVGVSERTTLYAAQQVMRLVFSKNLVDKVTVIKIPKKRDYMHIDTVFTQVKRNIWVLLGTLARTGDEAKQRDVIHFFAPKDVSEDLKILQFSKGLEHKPIEIENLEDLLADISKNDLGATEPVQFIYSGNNEFPFGAREQWTDSCNLLALKDGVVVGYDRNEKTADAFRAAGFDVIGAGKLLERFERGESSPETIENTFIMLPSAELSRARGGSHCMSLPLLREDV
- a CDS encoding SDR family oxidoreductase — protein: MKTHHQRTALITGANKGIGKEIARQLAQHGFAVFIGARDIAKGREAAEELCQAGYEATFVHLDVTDPVSIRTACGTFSQKADHLDVLVNNAGVLEDHGEDILNLNTEMLDRTLKANVTGPILVIQDFLEHLQKSTSGARIINVSSGAGALNDMTTYAPAYSISKTALNAVTKQFAGALKGQNIAVNCVDPGWVRTDMGGSNASRPVEKGAETIVWLATEAPQSETGKFWHDKKEVAW
- a CDS encoding SDR family NAD(P)-dependent oxidoreductase, translated to MKTALITGANAGIGLATAKSLARRGFNLILLCRNKEKGEAALATVKRINPAVTVELLLADLTDMDSARRAAHQISRTHKKLDVLINNAGYSPDRMEFINNIEKSFYANHIGHFVLTYHLMELLKAAGEARVINVSSMAYALGNASRFFQRNESLSILSAYGDGKLANLLFTKELAKRYAASGITAYAVHPGVVDSGFGTNFTGAYGFMMTLARPFMRTPERGAETSVYLATAPLAVLTKMNGKAGGSGGFFADSRPKSISHSDNTNRQAADLWTKSLAFV
- a CDS encoding MarR family winged helix-turn-helix transcriptional regulator, whose product is MNNLEVAVAEDDQSVSRYSACLLFSANALARAITAIGDEEFGRFGMCYSHAYMLCEVVAQPGITPSELSETLCLTPSTITRLVEKLEQKRFVRRESEGKRTLIYATVEGEAIQPEISQAWDRVGARYSQVIGETDVCQLTKQIVKATKALGEPV